A part of Fervidobacterium thailandense genomic DNA contains:
- the amrA gene encoding AmmeMemoRadiSam system protein A — protein MRGEHPFVRWAIEVIENYVRYRRIIEPHNQLPKELFERRAGAFVTLHKLDGSLRGCIGTFEPVRENLALEIRDNAIAAATRDPRFPPVSPDELDDIVVNVDVLSPYEPVRSIDELDPKKYGIIVQKGWRRGLLLPDIEGVDTVEEQIRIAKLKAGIFDDNFEIFRFTVERYR, from the coding sequence ATGAGGGGAGAACATCCATTCGTGCGCTGGGCGATCGAGGTGATAGAAAACTACGTAAGGTATCGTAGGATTATTGAACCTCACAACCAGCTTCCTAAGGAACTCTTTGAAAGACGAGCAGGTGCCTTCGTCACGCTGCACAAACTCGACGGAAGTCTGCGAGGATGCATTGGTACTTTTGAACCGGTACGTGAGAACCTCGCGCTGGAGATTCGTGATAACGCTATAGCAGCAGCCACACGCGACCCACGGTTTCCTCCGGTTAGTCCCGATGAGCTGGACGATATCGTTGTCAACGTTGACGTTCTCAGTCCGTACGAACCCGTGAGAAGTATCGATGAGCTCGATCCAAAAAAGTACGGTATAATCGTCCAGAAGGGTTGGCGTAGGGGACTACTGTTGCCAGACATCGAAGGTGTGGACACGGTGGAAGAGCAGATCAGGATAGCTAAGCTCAAAGCGGGGATTTTTGACGACAATTTTGAGATCTTCAGATTTACGGTTGAAAGGTACAGGTGA
- a CDS encoding DUF6115 domain-containing protein, with the protein MSVLDWFVLLSTSSALLFAWIVFIFQVQRSKYEKPDLSEEEERLVELMGKVRIFVDSKIELLEKKLEEVRDVIKALNEKYIEFSALLLESEERIGRSISETVVAKTSETIHPVLTVKNESGNQKIMSSNVQAQKTTTETEKKALENVLEGDFNSVESESFEEKVYKLYLNGLEPVDIAKKLGAGVGEVMLVIDLLKRQEKR; encoded by the coding sequence ATGAGCGTTCTGGATTGGTTTGTCCTCCTCTCAACATCCTCCGCATTGCTTTTTGCATGGATAGTTTTCATTTTCCAGGTCCAAAGATCGAAGTACGAAAAACCAGACCTTTCCGAGGAAGAGGAAAGATTGGTTGAGCTGATGGGAAAGGTCAGGATATTCGTCGATTCGAAAATCGAGTTACTTGAGAAAAAGCTAGAAGAGGTTCGAGATGTTATAAAAGCACTTAACGAAAAGTACATCGAGTTTTCCGCACTGCTCTTAGAATCCGAGGAACGCATTGGACGGAGTATCAGTGAAACTGTTGTTGCAAAAACAAGCGAAACCATCCATCCTGTACTCACAGTTAAGAACGAATCTGGAAACCAGAAGATAATGTCCTCCAACGTTCAAGCACAGAAAACCACCACCGAAACCGAGAAAAAGGCTCTTGAAAACGTTTTGGAAGGTGATTTCAACTCCGTAGAATCGGAGAGCTTTGAAGAAAAGGTCTACAAGCTTTATCTCAACGGTTTGGAGCCGGTCGACATCGCTAAGAAACTCGGTGCGGGTGTTGGCGAGGTTATGCTGGTGATAGACCTTCTCAAACGACAGGAGAAACGCTGA
- a CDS encoding DUF4897 domain-containing protein, protein MNNRTLFYVLIFVLVFFLLIDFVSLFFVKRNFSIEYYNTEIVMDFSDVATMTTFSGLRFKDVKKRDDFLKNYNQNSRKTFEDYFSTISKEIGKTVRVVDVESTVTSRDTLLEITERVTLSGLVHKRSDGKFQAGLGKMKLSNLANSQLKVRIPREAKLEFVDPTPTSVNRNVLIWEESDMLYFPDIVFGKGAEK, encoded by the coding sequence GTGAATAACAGGACACTGTTTTACGTACTGATATTCGTGCTCGTCTTTTTCCTACTTATCGATTTCGTCTCACTGTTTTTCGTTAAGCGGAACTTTTCGATAGAGTATTATAACACGGAGATTGTCATGGATTTTTCGGACGTTGCGACTATGACCACTTTCAGCGGTCTAAGATTCAAAGACGTGAAAAAGCGGGACGACTTTTTGAAGAATTACAACCAAAATTCCAGGAAAACTTTCGAGGATTACTTTTCGACAATTTCCAAGGAGATTGGTAAAACGGTGAGAGTGGTGGATGTCGAATCCACGGTGACATCACGTGACACACTCCTCGAAATCACAGAGAGGGTTACTTTGTCGGGGCTGGTGCACAAGCGTTCGGATGGAAAGTTCCAAGCTGGACTTGGAAAGATGAAGTTGTCGAATCTGGCCAACTCACAACTTAAGGTCCGAATTCCCAGGGAGGCAAAGCTTGAGTTCGTTGACCCAACACCGACGAGTGTGAATCGAAATGTATTGATCTGGGAGGAAAGTGATATGCTGTACTTTCCAGACATCGTTTTCGGGAAAGGGGCAGAAAAATGA
- a CDS encoding TrkH family potassium uptake protein, producing MLRRYLKIYKAFSILALQFSAIALFPVVLCFFYPEEVTNVYGFVLTASICVILYALGRLVREEDIGTINYKDGAVLTVFSWLLIAFLASIPHLTVGGLTFSQAIFESVSGLTTTGLTMYSDVTKVSRLILFWRSLTQYVGGAGFALLMLAMVIGPKGLGFYKAEGRMDNLVPNIRRSAQIIILIYFAYTLAGTIALRLVGLSMFDALNHTMTALATGGFSTRNGSVGEFNNLAAEIVIIVLMFLGATGFGVHYAFWKGNWRAVLRNGEPWLMVVSITVGSVVLSLYGTGRYFKNLGSAFRHVTFQLVSAITGTGFQTLPLNEKRWLSFSPFIFLLIVFMIEGGGMDSTSGGVKQFRLWVIVNAIRDAIKNFLLPRGAIRKIILFKGEQQMEFSVENVREALLVLSLYILTFIIGSTILMLHGYDMVSSMFEFASAMDGVGLSAGVTSPNMPLTAMWTLTLGMFTGRFEFLIIIYCVAKLVEDIKLVGKSTTRKNRAAPRKD from the coding sequence TTGCTAAGGCGGTATTTGAAGATTTACAAAGCTTTCTCTATACTGGCTTTACAATTCTCAGCCATCGCATTGTTTCCTGTTGTACTATGTTTTTTTTATCCCGAAGAGGTGACTAACGTCTACGGGTTTGTATTGACTGCGTCCATCTGTGTTATACTTTACGCGCTTGGTAGACTTGTGCGTGAAGAAGATATAGGAACGATAAACTACAAAGACGGAGCGGTACTAACCGTCTTTTCCTGGTTGTTGATCGCATTCCTCGCATCGATTCCACACCTAACCGTCGGAGGTTTGACGTTCTCACAGGCGATCTTCGAATCAGTCAGTGGACTTACAACAACCGGTCTGACAATGTACAGTGACGTGACTAAGGTGTCAAGACTAATCCTCTTTTGGCGCTCACTTACGCAGTACGTTGGTGGTGCGGGATTCGCACTCTTGATGCTCGCGATGGTTATCGGTCCTAAGGGACTTGGATTTTACAAGGCCGAAGGTAGGATGGATAACCTGGTACCGAACATACGTCGGTCCGCACAGATCATAATTCTCATCTACTTTGCCTACACGTTAGCTGGTACGATCGCGTTGAGACTTGTAGGACTTAGCATGTTTGATGCGTTGAACCATACGATGACGGCACTCGCAACGGGTGGGTTCTCAACGCGGAACGGAAGTGTTGGGGAATTCAACAACCTGGCCGCTGAGATTGTGATTATTGTTTTAATGTTCCTGGGCGCCACAGGCTTTGGTGTGCACTATGCCTTCTGGAAGGGAAACTGGAGGGCGGTGTTAAGAAACGGTGAACCTTGGCTAATGGTGGTGTCCATAACGGTTGGTAGCGTGGTGCTTTCTCTTTACGGGACAGGACGCTACTTTAAGAACCTCGGAAGTGCTTTTCGACACGTGACTTTCCAACTAGTTTCAGCGATAACCGGAACCGGATTCCAAACTCTGCCGTTGAACGAGAAACGTTGGTTATCGTTTTCTCCGTTCATCTTCCTTCTTATCGTCTTTATGATCGAGGGAGGAGGAATGGATTCGACTTCCGGTGGTGTTAAACAATTCAGGTTGTGGGTGATTGTGAACGCGATTAGGGACGCGATTAAGAACTTCCTCTTACCCCGCGGGGCTATCAGAAAGATAATTCTGTTCAAAGGTGAACAGCAAATGGAATTTTCCGTTGAAAACGTCAGGGAAGCGCTACTTGTACTTTCACTCTACATACTGACCTTCATTATCGGTTCAACCATACTCATGTTACATGGGTACGATATGGTCAGTTCGATGTTCGAGTTCGCATCGGCTATGGACGGTGTAGGCTTATCGGCGGGTGTTACCTCACCGAACATGCCGCTAACCGCTATGTGGACGCTAACGTTGGGAATGTTCACTGGACGCTTCGAATTCCTCATTATCATATACTGCGTGGCCAAGTTGGTTGAGGATATTAAACTTGTGGGTAAGTCAACCACACGGAAGAACCGTGCGGCACCAAGAAAGGACTGA
- a CDS encoding potassium channel family protein, whose product MKIVIIGGERVPYFLAKKLIAEGYNVYFVNKDEALCNEYSRTLNAVIVHGDGSSKKTLDEIEIGPDDIIVLLTERDRKNFFIARLVQEYYGVRHVVTLLNNSENEDIFARFGIRTLKVTDLIMRNIEPLLFGNQVVSELESETTDKGATVVRVSIDWGSRYARLPISRLDLPEDVLIAGIVRKDQYIIPKGDTVLEPGDDLIVICKVGREMEVLSHFSE is encoded by the coding sequence ATGAAGATTGTAATCATCGGTGGAGAACGTGTACCGTACTTCCTCGCAAAAAAGTTGATAGCCGAAGGTTACAACGTTTACTTTGTCAACAAGGATGAAGCGCTATGCAACGAGTACAGTCGTACACTCAACGCGGTGATAGTACATGGTGACGGCTCTTCAAAAAAGACTCTCGATGAGATCGAGATAGGTCCGGATGACATAATCGTACTTTTGACCGAGCGCGACCGAAAGAATTTCTTCATAGCCAGGCTTGTCCAGGAATACTACGGTGTACGGCACGTGGTCACATTGCTCAACAACTCTGAAAACGAGGACATCTTTGCACGGTTTGGTATAAGGACACTCAAGGTTACCGACCTGATAATGAGAAACATAGAACCTCTTCTATTCGGAAACCAGGTTGTTTCGGAACTGGAAAGTGAAACTACCGACAAGGGAGCTACCGTGGTGAGGGTCTCCATAGACTGGGGCTCCCGCTACGCACGGCTACCCATCAGCCGGTTAGATCTACCGGAAGATGTTTTGATAGCGGGAATAGTTCGAAAGGATCAGTACATAATCCCCAAAGGGGACACCGTACTGGAGCCCGGCGATGATTTGATCGTCATCTGCAAGGTCGGACGGGAAATGGAAGTTCTTTCACACTTTTCTGAATAA
- a CDS encoding potassium channel family protein yields the protein MTRINYQFYVVVVGCGKIGLELATRLSSIGFNVTLIDKNPESFEKLPEDYGGFTVVGDATEREILERAKAGKADLLIVTTEDDATNYFVSVVGAKIFGIPNIISLVNDRENVPLFERTGIRVISPVSLAIESFEHSILEGVEHVVGGSK from the coding sequence TTGACACGGATTAATTACCAATTTTACGTTGTCGTTGTCGGTTGTGGGAAGATAGGTCTGGAGCTGGCAACCAGACTCTCGAGCATAGGTTTCAATGTGACGCTGATAGATAAAAACCCGGAAAGTTTCGAGAAACTCCCGGAAGATTACGGTGGGTTCACTGTTGTTGGCGATGCAACGGAGCGTGAAATCCTTGAACGTGCGAAAGCTGGAAAGGCAGATTTGTTGATCGTCACGACCGAAGACGATGCGACGAACTATTTCGTTTCCGTCGTGGGAGCGAAAATATTTGGAATCCCGAACATCATATCGTTGGTAAACGACAGGGAGAACGTTCCGCTCTTCGAACGCACCGGTATCAGGGTGATTTCTCCGGTTTCCTTGGCCATTGAAAGCTTTGAACACAGCATTTTGGAAGGTGTTGAACACGTGGTTGGTGGTAGTAAATGA
- a CDS encoding response regulator yields MIDVLVVDDERHVRTLLIKMISNLFECSPKEAESAEEALKICDKERFDLITADIKLSGMDGIEFIKRLRLRGIFTPVLIISAYATPEDIAEVCRYGPIDFLAKPFTQDELRKKIKGLLDLKRDTFEKYLREAEGFIHSNLSGDLDKAEQIIRVMFSLMPSSPIPHYLMAELLEKRGNRELAQRHFNAARALDVEQRGYKRGEEIDTD; encoded by the coding sequence ATGATCGACGTACTTGTCGTTGACGATGAAAGGCATGTCAGAACACTCTTGATAAAGATGATATCCAACCTCTTCGAGTGCAGTCCAAAAGAAGCGGAGAGTGCGGAAGAAGCGCTGAAAATATGTGACAAGGAACGGTTTGACCTGATAACGGCTGACATCAAGCTCTCTGGAATGGACGGTATCGAGTTCATCAAACGACTGCGACTGAGAGGTATTTTCACTCCGGTTCTGATCATCTCAGCTTACGCGACCCCGGAAGACATAGCCGAAGTTTGCCGTTACGGTCCTATCGATTTTCTCGCCAAGCCGTTCACCCAGGATGAACTGAGGAAAAAGATAAAGGGACTTTTGGATCTGAAACGTGACACGTTTGAAAAATATCTCAGAGAAGCGGAAGGGTTCATTCACTCAAATCTTTCCGGAGATCTTGATAAGGCTGAGCAGATCATCCGGGTCATGTTCTCGTTGATGCCGTCATCTCCAATCCCACATTACCTGATGGCCGAATTACTCGAAAAGCGGGGCAACAGGGAACTGGCCCAGAGGCACTTTAACGCTGCGAGAGCCCTCGATGTTGAGCAGCGCGGTTACAAGAGGGGTGAAGAAATTGACACGGATTAA
- a CDS encoding redox-sensing transcriptional repressor Rex: MNLEERKEILKFPKATFERLKLYHALLTQLALEEKREYVLSEEIAEMLRITPEQVRKDFSYLRSTGKPKLGYKISELLDELDELFGTKETENIIIIGAGHLGKALANYKGFKNIGARVAAIFDNDPQKIGTMVGELMVLPLKDIPRVMRRFRVRIAAICVPESAAQEVADMLVGYGIKAIWNFSSRILDVPNDVIVRNEDITRGLLGIKHMLAQKDAEASKEVEAR; the protein is encoded by the coding sequence ATGAACTTAGAAGAAAGAAAGGAGATACTGAAGTTTCCAAAAGCAACGTTTGAACGTCTTAAATTGTACCACGCGTTGCTAACACAGCTGGCTCTGGAAGAGAAGCGTGAGTACGTTCTCTCTGAGGAGATCGCAGAAATGTTGCGGATCACCCCGGAACAGGTACGAAAGGACTTCTCGTATCTGCGTTCAACGGGAAAACCAAAGCTCGGCTACAAGATTTCTGAGTTACTCGACGAACTTGACGAACTTTTCGGAACGAAGGAAACGGAGAATATCATAATTATTGGAGCTGGGCATCTTGGCAAGGCGCTGGCAAATTACAAGGGATTTAAAAACATCGGCGCACGAGTTGCGGCAATATTTGACAACGATCCGCAAAAGATTGGAACGATGGTTGGAGAATTAATGGTACTTCCACTCAAGGATATTCCGAGGGTGATGAGACGGTTCCGTGTACGGATTGCGGCGATCTGCGTACCGGAGTCCGCGGCTCAAGAGGTTGCAGACATGTTGGTTGGCTACGGTATAAAGGCGATTTGGAATTTCTCCTCCCGTATCCTGGATGTACCGAACGATGTCATTGTTAGAAATGAAGATATTACACGTGGACTCCTCGGAATAAAACACATGCTCGCACAAAAAGATGCCGAAGCTTCAAAAGAAGTTGAAGCTCGATAA
- a CDS encoding [FeFe] hydrogenase, group A: protein MKIIVNGQEVEIRDDARNVLEALREVGIEIPNLCYLSEASIYGACRMCLVEVDGKDIVTSCTLAPREGMVIKTHTPKIYEMRKGILQLLLASHDGDCTTCEMNGKCKLQKYAQEFGLNTNRFEKISKKKVVDTGSIIIRDNGKCILCGDCVRACDEMQSIAAIDFAYRGFETQVLPSFEEKLENTECVFCGQCVAYCPTGALAIRNDVDKIYKALEDGKYVIGMIAPAVRASLQEEFGLEDDIAMAGRIVSVLKMIGFQKVFDVAFSADLVAYEEAHEFIERLEKGEKLPQFTSCCPAWVKFAEQYYPEYLSNLSTVKSPQMALGAIIKKYYSREIGVNPQDIVLVSIVPCTAKKFEAEREEFKGDVDIVLTTRELVKLIKSTGVDLRKVEPIPFDRPYGLSSQSGLSFGKTGGVLGSVVKVIEEKVKVKDVRTTTVREGVQLTEIELDNGRVVKGYAVFGLGNARKLINDIKNGVIDADVVEVMACNYGCVGGGGQPYPNDVRTRLRRAKILRDTLSIDVLVSPTENFHMRELYNKYLGQPLSHECHETLHTHYKHRKRVEEAEIDILPLPTEESEKVKVSVCLGTSCYSKGSYELLEQLISLTNKEEWAKNLEIKGTFCVENCGKAPNVVVNDRIVDEANIEKIKEVALDELRRKKGDTEVSKSNV, encoded by the coding sequence ATGAAAATAATCGTGAACGGCCAGGAAGTTGAAATTCGCGATGACGCGCGTAACGTTTTGGAAGCACTCAGAGAGGTTGGAATCGAAATACCAAACCTGTGTTACTTGTCAGAAGCTTCAATTTACGGAGCCTGTAGAATGTGTCTTGTCGAGGTCGATGGGAAGGACATCGTAACCTCCTGTACACTTGCACCAAGGGAAGGTATGGTAATTAAGACGCACACACCGAAGATATACGAGATGCGCAAGGGTATACTCCAACTGTTGTTGGCGTCGCACGATGGCGACTGTACCACATGCGAGATGAACGGGAAATGTAAGCTCCAGAAATATGCACAAGAATTCGGCTTGAATACGAACAGATTCGAGAAGATATCGAAGAAAAAAGTGGTTGACACCGGTTCAATAATCATAAGGGATAACGGTAAATGTATCCTGTGCGGTGACTGTGTCCGCGCGTGCGACGAAATGCAATCAATAGCTGCAATAGACTTCGCTTACAGGGGATTCGAAACTCAGGTTCTACCTTCGTTTGAAGAAAAACTCGAGAATACGGAATGTGTGTTTTGCGGTCAATGTGTTGCCTACTGTCCAACCGGTGCGCTGGCTATAAGGAACGACGTGGACAAGATTTACAAAGCTCTCGAAGATGGTAAGTACGTCATAGGTATGATCGCACCAGCCGTCAGGGCTTCACTCCAGGAAGAGTTCGGTCTGGAAGATGACATAGCGATGGCCGGTAGGATCGTGTCAGTACTGAAAATGATAGGATTCCAGAAGGTTTTCGACGTTGCCTTCTCGGCGGATCTGGTTGCCTATGAGGAAGCCCACGAGTTCATCGAAAGACTCGAAAAAGGTGAAAAGTTACCGCAATTCACTTCATGTTGTCCGGCGTGGGTGAAATTCGCAGAACAATATTATCCTGAGTATTTATCGAATCTCTCGACCGTAAAGTCACCGCAGATGGCCCTGGGTGCGATCATCAAGAAATATTACTCACGCGAGATAGGGGTCAATCCTCAGGACATCGTTCTTGTTTCGATCGTGCCTTGTACAGCTAAAAAGTTCGAGGCTGAACGCGAAGAATTCAAAGGAGACGTCGACATCGTCCTCACCACAAGGGAACTTGTAAAGCTGATCAAGTCTACAGGTGTTGACTTGAGAAAAGTTGAGCCCATCCCATTTGACAGACCGTACGGCTTGTCATCGCAGTCCGGTTTGAGCTTCGGAAAGACCGGCGGGGTTCTCGGTAGCGTTGTGAAAGTAATTGAAGAGAAGGTAAAAGTCAAAGACGTGAGGACCACGACTGTTAGGGAAGGGGTTCAACTGACGGAAATCGAGCTTGACAACGGTCGGGTAGTGAAAGGTTACGCAGTCTTCGGATTGGGTAACGCAAGGAAGTTGATCAATGACATCAAGAATGGTGTCATCGACGCGGACGTTGTCGAAGTCATGGCGTGTAATTACGGTTGCGTCGGTGGTGGAGGACAACCGTATCCGAACGATGTCAGAACAAGGTTAAGAAGGGCCAAGATTCTCAGAGACACGCTCAGCATCGATGTACTCGTTTCACCAACCGAAAACTTCCACATGCGCGAACTGTACAACAAGTACCTCGGTCAACCGCTGAGCCACGAGTGCCACGAAACATTGCACACCCACTACAAACATAGGAAAAGGGTGGAAGAAGCGGAAATCGATATTTTACCACTGCCAACTGAAGAGTCGGAGAAAGTTAAAGTTAGCGTTTGTCTTGGTACGTCATGCTACTCTAAAGGTTCGTACGAACTTTTAGAACAACTGATTTCACTTACGAACAAAGAAGAGTGGGCAAAGAATCTTGAAATTAAGGGAACCTTCTGCGTGGAGAACTGCGGAAAGGCACCAAACGTCGTGGTAAATGATAGAATAGTAGACGAAGCAAATATCGAAAAAATAAAAGAGGTGGCGCTCGATGAACTTAGAAGAAAGAAAGGAGATACTGAAGTTTCCAAAAGCAACGTTTGA